A DNA window from Grus americana isolate bGruAme1 chromosome 27, bGruAme1.mat, whole genome shotgun sequence contains the following coding sequences:
- the LOC129196931 gene encoding olfactory receptor 14C36-like: MSNGSSITEFLLLAFTDTRELQLLHFWLFLGIYLAALLANGLIITAIACDHHLHTPMYFFLLNLSLLDLGSISTTVPKAMANSLLDIRTISYTGCAAQVFLIVFLLGAEYALLTVMSYDRYVAICQPLHYGTLLGSRACVHMAAAAWGSGFLYAVLHTANTFSIPLCQGNALDQFFCEIPQILKLSCSDTYLREVGLLILSSFLIFGCFVFIVLSYVEIFRAVLRIPSEQGRHKAFSTCLPHLAVVSLFVSTVIFSHLKPPSISSPSLDLVVAVLYSVVPPAVNPLIYSIRNQELKGTLRKLSQWTLHHQQ, from the coding sequence ATGTCCAATGGCAGCTCCATCAccgagttcctcctcctggcattcacagacacacgggagctgcagctcttgcacttctggctcttcctgggcatctacctggctgctctcctggccaatggcctcatcatcactgccatcgcctgcgaccaccacctccacacccccatgtacttcttcctcctcaacctctccctcctcgacctgggctccatctccaccacagtgcccaaagccatggccaattccctatTAGACATCAGgaccatctcctacacaggatgtgctgctcaggtctttctgattgtcttcctgcttggagctgagtacgcccttctcactgtcatgtcctatgaccgctacgttgccatctgccaacccctgcactacgggaccctcctgggcagcagagcttgtgtccacatggcagcagctgcctggggcagtgggtttctctacgctgtgctgcacacggccaatacattttctataccactctgccaaggcaatgccctggaccagttcttctgtgaaatcccccagatcctcaagctctcctgctcagacacctacctcagggaagttgggcttcttatattaagttcttttttaatatttggttgttttgttttcattgtgctgtcctatgtggagatcttcagggctgtgctgaggatcccctctgagcagggacggcacaaagccttttccacgtgcctccctcaccttgCTGTCgtctccctgtttgtcagcacTGTCATATTTTCTCACCtaaagcccccctccatctcctccccatccctggacctggtggtggcagttctgtactcggtggtgcctccagcagtgaaccccctcatctacagcatcaggaaccaggagctcaagggtACCCTCAGGAAACTAAGTCAATGGACCTTGCACCACCAacagtaa